The Rhodobacter sp. genome segment CCTCGGGCACGACGGCGCTGACGCCTGCGGCCTTGGACATGCGGTGGATGAACAGCAGCGCCCCCAGCGAAAACCCGACGAGAATCGCCTCGGTCAGGTCGCGGAACACTGTCAGCCCCCAGGTCGCCAGCAACACGACCGTATCCTCGCCCGAGGTGCGCAGAAGGCGGGCGATGGCGTGGCGTTCGATCATGTTCCACGCGACCGTCGCCAGCACCCCGGCCAGGGCCGCCAGCGGCACCAGCCCGACCAGCGGCGCGGCGACCATCATGAAGGCCAGCACGAAGACCGCGTGCAGCATCCCCGACACCGGGCCGTGGGCGTTGGCGCGCACGTTGGTCGCCGTGCGGGCGATCGTGCCCGTGGCCACCAGCCCTCCCATCGCCGCCGAGGCCAGGTTGGCGACGCCCTGCGCGATCAGCTCCATGTTCGAATTGTGCCGCCGTCCGCTCATGCCGTCCGCGACCACGGCGGACAACAGCGCCTCGATCGAGCCGAGCAGCGTGAAGGCGATGGCATTGGGCAGAACCGCCAGGGCCAGGGTCCAGGTAAAGGCAGGCAAATGCGGCGCGGGCAGGCCAGCGGGCACCGCGCCAAAGGTCGAGCGGATCGTCGGCGTATCGAGGTTCAGCAACGCCACCGCCGCCGTCGTTGCCGCCACCGCGACCAGCAGGTTCGGAACCCGGGGCGCGAACCGCTTGAGGCCGACGATCAGCGCGACGGTGCCGGCCGCAATCGCAATGGTGACCGGGTTCGCGCTGGGCAGGGCCTGCCAGATCACCGGCAGTTTCTCGAGTATCGGGCCGGGTTCGGGCCCGGCCAGCGTCAGACCCAGCAGATCCTTGATCTGGCTGGCGAAAATGATGACGCCGATACCCGCCGTGAACCCCACCGTGACGGGATAGGGGATGAACTTGATGTAGCTGCCCAGACGCAAGACCCCGATCGCCGCCATCAGGACGCCGGCGATCATCGTCGCCAGGGCCATGCCCTCCATCCCGTATTGGTGCACCGTGGCGGCGACCAGCACGATGAAGGCCCCCGCCGGACCGCCGATCTGAAACCGGCTGCCCCCCAGCATCGAGATGAAGAACCCCCCGACGATGGCCGTGTAAAGCCCCGCTGCCGGCGTCGCGCCCGAGGCGATGGCGATCGCCATCGACAGCGGCAGCGCGACGATCGCCACCGTCAGCCCGGCGATGGCATCGCGCTTCAGATGCGCGACGGTGTATCCCTCGCGCAGGACGGCATAGAGGGCGGGGACCATACGGTCTGCGGGCATGGGAGCACCAGGTCAACGATCAGGAATGCCCGACCCTAGACCCCGCGCCCCGGCTTCCGCAATGCCCCCGATGACGGAAAGATCACAGAACCGGTTGAAAACTGTCGGTTTCGGGATCGTAGACCGTCAGCCCGCCCTCGCCGATGTTGTGCCAGACCCCGTGCAGGGTCAGGCGCTCGGCCTCGACCGCCTCGCGGATGAAGGGGAAGGTCATCAGATTCGCCAGCGAGATGCGGATGGATTGCAGTTCCATCGCCTTGATGCGGTCCTCGGGGTCGGCGATGCCGCTGGTCGCGTCATAGCCCGGGCGCAGGATCTCCATCCAGTTGCCGACAAAGCTGGAACCCGACGCCAGGTCCGGCGCCAGCCCCGCGCACATGTCATGACACCCGCGCACGCCGCCACAGTTGGAATGCCCCACCACGATCAGATGCGCGACCTTCAGCGCCGACACCGCGTATTCCACCGCCGCCGAGGTGCCGTGATGGTCGCCGTCGGGCGTATAGGGCGGCACCAGGTTGGCGATATTGCGGTGAATGAAGAACTCGCCCGGATCGGCGCCGAAGATCGATGTGACATGAACCCGTGAATCGCAACACGCGATCATCATCGACCGCGGGTGCTGCCCTTCCATTGCCAGATGACGGAACCAGCTCTTGTTCTCGCTGTAGGCGGTGGCATGCCAACCCTTGAAGCGGTTCACCAGATATCCGGGCAATTTGCGTGCAAAATTCATCGTGGATTTCCCTTAAGTCCGAGGCGTGGTCAGTGCTATGATCAATTCATAAGAAAATCGAGCAAGTTCCCAGTTCAAGGGGCAACGAATTGTTAGCCCGGATCACCCAAGCTGAACGCGGGTGTGAAGGAGCCGACTGAGGCAGAAAGGTGTGGGCATGACCATGGTATTCGAATTCCGCCCCAGCGAGCGGATCGTGATCGATACGGCGACGCTGGGCGACCTGTTCACGCGGCTGGGTGACCGCGGGGCCGAAGATTTCGTGATGGAGACGGTCGAGGCGATCTCGGACACGCTGGCCGAGGTGGACGGCCTGCTTCGCAAGGACCGGCTGGACGACATCGCGCCGCGGGCGCAACAGGTGTCCAAACTCAGCGCGGCGATCGGGTTGACCTCGTTGGCGCGGGTCTCGCGCGATATGGGGATTGCCGCGCGGCGGGGCGATCTGGTCGCCTATCGGGCGGTCTGGGAACGGCTGGTGCGCATCGGCGACCGGTCCCTGGCCCAGGTGTGGGAGGTGCCCGGCCTTTCGGTCTGACCTGGTGACGGGCGGCGTGACGGGCGGCAGCGCCGATGGCGGCGCAGAACGGTCTTTTTATTCGGGGCCCCGGGCGCTAGTCTGCGGCGAAACCAGATAGAGAGAGCCATGCGCCAAAGCCTTGCCGCGTTTGCTTCGCCCGATGCAGCCTCGATCCCGTTGCATGCCATTGCCGCCGAAACCCTGGGCGACTGGCTGGACAGCCAACCCGAGCGGGTGCGCACCTGGCTGGACGCGGTCGGCTTCAAGGCCGCCGTGGGCGAGACGGTCGCCGTGCCCGACGCGGCCGGCGCGCTGTCGATGGCGGTTTTCGGGTTGGGCGCGGCCAAGGCGCGCGCCCGGGGCCGCATGGCGCTGGGCGCGGCCCGCGGCAAACTGCCGCTGGGCACCTATCACCTGGCGAGCGGCTTCGAGACCGATGCCTTGCCCGAACAACTGCTGGGCTGGCTGCTTGCGGGCTACAGCTTTGACCGGTTCCGCCGCCATGGCCAGCCGGAAGCCGAGATGCCGATGCTCAAGGCGCCGGCTGGGGTCGATGTCCGCCGCATCGAGATCCTGGCCGCCGCCGAATGGCTGACGCGCGATCTCATCAACACCCCCGCCTCGCAGATGGGCCCCGAGGAAATGGAAACCGCCGTCCTCGCCCTGGCCGAGGAATTCGACGCGCAGGTTTCTGTCACCTATGACGACGATCTGCTGCACGAGAATTTTCCCCTGATCCACGCTGTCGGGCGCGCATCGGACCGGATGCCGCGCCTGCTGGACATGCGCTGGGGAAACGAGGGGCCGCGTATCACCCTGGTCGGCAAGGGCGTGTGCTTTGACACGGGCGGGCTGGACATCAAGCCGGCGGCCTCGATGGGGCTGATGAAAAAGGACATGGGCGGCGCGGCGACGGTGCTGGGTCTGGCGCTGATGATCATGGCGCTGGACTGGAAGGTGCGCTTGCGCGTGCTGATCCCGGCGGTCGAGAATGCGATCTCGGGCAGTGCGATGCGTCCGGGCGACATCATCACCGCGCGCAACGGCCTGACGGTCGAAATCAACAACACCGATGCCGAAGGTCGCCTTGTGCTGGCCGATGCGCTGGCGCTGGCGGCCGAGGAAGCGCCCGACGCGCTGATCTGCATGGCGACGCTGACGGGCGCGGCGCGGGTTGCGCTGGGCCCCGATCTGCCGCCCTTCTACACCGATGACGAGCCCTTTGCGCAGGCCCTGATGGATGGCGCCCGGATCGAGGCCGACCCCTTGTGGCGGATGCCCTTCCACACCCCCTATGAGGCCCTGATCGAACCCGGAATCGCGGACCTGGACAACGCGCCGGGGGGCGGTATGGCGGGTTCGATCACCGCCGCGCTGTTCCTGCGCCGCTTTGTCGGGGACAGCCCCCGCTTCGCGCATTTCGACATTTACGGCTGGCAGCAAAAGGATGCGCCGGGCCGCCCCAAGGGCGGTGTCTCGCAGGCCGCGCGCGCCATCCTGTGGGCCCTGCCCCAGGTTCTGGGCCCCGAGATCACCGGCGACGAACCCACCGCGCGCCCATGACCGACCGGCGGTTCCTGCGCGCCGCGCGGGGCATCGCGCATGACAGCCTGGCCGGCGCGCTGGACGGGCACCGGCTGACGGCGGGCACCTGGTGGCGCGTGGCCGCCCCGCTGGCCGACCTGTGCGACAGCCCCGGCGGCATGCGCGACCGGCAGCTTCTGATGGGCACCCGGTTCTGCGTGCTGACCCGGGACGCGGATCACGCGTTCGGCTTTGACGGCGACGACGGGTATTGCGGCTGGCTCGATACCCAGGCGCTGGCGGACGACCAGCCCCCCACCCATTGGGTCGCGGCACCCGCGACGCATCTCTATCCCGCGCCCGACATCAAGACGCGCGAACGCGCCACGGTGTCGATCGGCGCGCGGCTGCGGGTCACCGATCGCTCGGGGGCCTTTGCCACGACCCCCGCGGGCCATGTCCCCGCCCGCCATCTGCGCCCCCTGGGCGATTGGCGCGCCGATCCGGTGGCGGTGGCGCGCGATCTTCTGGGGACGCCCTATCTGTGGGGCGGAAACAGCCGCGACGGCATCGACTGCTCGGGACTGGTGCAGGTGGCGCGGCGCGCCTGTGGGCTGGCCTGCCCGCCCGACAGCGACCTGCAACGCGCCATGGCCGGGGCCGATGTCGTGCCCGGGGCCGAGGAACCGGGCGATCTGATCTTCTGGGCGGGGCATGTGGGCATGGTCAGCGCGCCGGGGCGGCTGATCCATGCGAACGCGCATCACATGGCGGTGGTCGAGGAAGACCTCGAACCCGCCATCGCGCGCATTGCCGCAACCGGTTCGGCGGTGTTGCGACGGCTCAGGCCGTAGTCGGATCAAGGGTGGGCCGTCCCGGCCGGGACGCTGTCGGAACGACCCGGGCTGCCTCAGTTGCCGGCCTGGCCCTGCATCTGGCCGTGGCCTTGCATCTGGCCGTGGCCCTGCATCTGGCCGTGCTGCATGCCCATGCCCTGCATCGGCTGACGCTCGTTATCGACGGTCACCGTGGCGACGTATTCGGTGCCATCCGCGAACACCAGCGTCACCGGGAACTCGGCGCCCTGCTCCATGGTGCCGTGCAGGCCCAGGAACATCACGTGGTCACCGCCGCGTTGCAGCGCGTGCTCGCCGCCGGCGGGCACATCGAACCCGTCCACCTGGCGCATTTGCATGACGCCGTTGGCGTCCTGGATATGGGTGTGCAGTTCCGTGCGGTCGGCAATGTCGGACCGCGCCGCGACTACGCGGCAATCGGCACCGCCGGTGTTCTGCATCACCATGAAGGCGGCGCCCGAAACCGACATCGCGGTCGACGTGCGGGCATAGGCATCCTGCACCGAGAAGCCGTCGCAGGCGAGGGCGGGCATGGCGAAAGCGGCCGCAAAGGCGGCCAGGGAAAGCGTGCGGATCATGGCATTCGTCCTGTCTGTTGATTGGGTCTGAAAGGTCGGGATCAGACCGTGACAGGGGGTGCGCGGGACTGCGCGTGAACCGGTGCCTCGGGTTGATGCACCAGCGTGACCCGGCGCGCGTAGCGCACCGGCACCAGCCGGCTTGGCGCGCTGAACAGCGGCGTCACCGTATCCGTCAGCGCGGCCAGCGCGGGCACGCAGTCCGGGCACAGGATCATCGGCCCGTCGGGAACCGGATTGCCCTGCGCGTCGATGGTGATGGTCGTGACGCCGTAACCCGTGCAAACCACGGTCTGCCCGACCGCCCGCGCCTGATGGCGGGCGCTGGCCATGGCAAACGAGCCGCCGACAAGCAGCAGCACCAGCAGGACCAGGGAAAGGGCACGCGTCGGCTTCATGGCGCCAATCTAATCCGTCTTTGTGGCGGGCACTAGTGCGACCAAACGCGCGGGATCAGCGCCTTGATACGGCCCGCGTGCCCCCGCGGCGCGGCACAGGCGTCGGCGGTCAGCGCGCGGGCATCGTCGAGCAACGCCTCGGGCGCCGACAGGCGGTCCACCAGGCCCCAGGCCAGCGCCTCGGGGGCCTCGATCCGGGCCCCACCCATGAGGAGCGTGCGCGCCCGCCCCGAACCGATCAGCGCCGCCATGCGCGCCGGGTCCGAGGGTTGCGGCAGGTAGCCCAGCTTCATCACCGGATAGAAGAACCTTGCCCCCGGCACCGCCAGCCGGATGTCACAGGCCAGCGCCATGCCGAACGCCCCGCCCGCCAGCGTGCCGTTCAACGCCGCGATCGTCAGGCACGGCAGCGCGGCGAGGGTGCCCGACAGCTCCTCCCAGATGGGATCGGTGGCCAGGCCCGCGCGGGCTTCGTCCAGATCGGCGCCGGCGGAAAAGACCTTTCCGGCGCCGGTCAGGATCAGCGCCTCGGCCCGCTGGCCGGCGTCGCGCAGGTGGTCGATCAGCGCGACCATCATCGCCCGGGTCAGCGAGTTGGCCTTGTCCGGCCGGTCCAGCGTCAGGATCGTCAGCGCGCCGTCGTCGTCGCGCCGGATCATCGGCCCAGCCCCAGCCGCTCGCGGATTGCTTCGTCGCGCAGGGCGACCTCGGCGCCGCGAAAATCGTCGGCGTCGGGCGAACACATCCACAGCAGCGCCTCGGCCGGCCATTCGGGGGGCACATGCGCGGCCCAGTCCAGTTGGCTGACGGGGTTGACGCCCGATCCCTTGATCGCGCGCTGCATGTCGGTGGCCACGGTGCCCGGCGACAACGACAGCACCCGCACGCGGCGCCCGGCCTCGAGATGCGCGGCCTTGGTCAGCATCATCGCCCCCGCCTTTGACGCGCAATAGCCGCTCCAGCCTTCCAGCGGGTTATAGGCCGCACCCGACCCCACGGTCAGGATGGTGCCGCCCTCGGCCTGCGCCTGCATCACCGGCAGCGCCGCGCGCATCCCGTGAAACACGCCCTTCAGGTTCACATCGATCTGGCGGCCCCAGGCGTCGGGATCGGCCCGCGTCAGCAGCGCGATGGGTTCGATCACGCCGGCATTGTTGATCAGCACATCAAGCCGCCCGTGCATCCGCACCATCGTCTGGACCGCAGCCGCGACCTGGCCCGCATCGGCCACGTCGCAGGGGATGAGCGTCGCGCCCACGGCGTCCGCCACGGCCTGCAATGCGGCAGAGGGGCGCCCGGCCAGACCCAGATTCGCCCCTGCTTCCGCAAAGCGGCGCGCCGTCGCCGCACCGATGCCGCGGCTTGCGCCCGTGATCAGCACCGCCTTGCCCGCCACCGCTTTCGCCCAAGAAGTCGTGTCCTGCATCGCATGTCCCCATCGTTTCCCGCCCTTGGTAACGCGCAGTTTTCTGCCTGACCATATGGATGTTGCGGCTTTTCGCTTGACCCCGGGGGGGGCTGGGGCAGAATCCCCGGATGTTTCGCCGCAAGGCCCAAGGGAGTTTTACCGCATGTTTCATCACCCGATCCCGTTGAGCGCCGCACTGCTGGCGGTGTTGCTACCGGTGACCGCCGCCGCGCAGCAGATGACCGCAAAAGACGCCTGGGATGCCCTGCGCGCGCTGGCCGCCGACAACGGCATGGCGATTACCGCCCAGGGGGTCAGCGATTTCGGCACCGCGCTGGAAGCGCGCGGCGTTCACATCTTTCCGACGGACGAGCCCAATGCGATGGTGATCGGCATGGCCGACCTGCGGGTCGAGCCGCGCGGCGACATGATCGCGCTGATCCCGTCCGAGACGATCACGGTGGACACACTGTTCGCTGGTGGCGTCACGCGCGGATTCGAGATCCACCAGGCGGGCGAGATCCGGGGCAACCTGACCGACGACTCCGCCGCGCTGGATCTGGACTTCGGCACGGTCTCGATGCGGCTGGTATCGTCGAACCGGCGCGGTGCACCCCTGGCCGAGGCCTTCGACGTGGACCTGACCGGGTTCGACGGGTCCCTGCGCGCCACACGCGACGGCACGGCCGAGGTCACGCTGGGCTTCGACGGTTCGCGCTATGACTATTCCCTGCCCCAGGGGTTCCCGGGCAGCGGGGGCGCGGTCGCGGCCAGCGGCGCGACCGAGGCGATCCGGGTGACGTTCTCGGGCGCCGAACTGGACATGCTCGGCGGGCTCGAGGATACGCCCGGCGCCCTGCGCGCCGCCTTTGACGCCGGATTCCACGCGCATTTCAGCATGGAGACCGAGGGCGG includes the following:
- a CDS encoding SulP family inorganic anion transporter, which encodes MPADRMVPALYAVLREGYTVAHLKRDAIAGLTVAIVALPLSMAIAIASGATPAAGLYTAIVGGFFISMLGGSRFQIGGPAGAFIVLVAATVHQYGMEGMALATMIAGVLMAAIGVLRLGSYIKFIPYPVTVGFTAGIGVIIFASQIKDLLGLTLAGPEPGPILEKLPVIWQALPSANPVTIAIAAGTVALIVGLKRFAPRVPNLLVAVAATTAAVALLNLDTPTIRSTFGAVPAGLPAPHLPAFTWTLALAVLPNAIAFTLLGSIEALLSAVVADGMSGRRHNSNMELIAQGVANLASAAMGGLVATGTIARTATNVRANAHGPVSGMLHAVFVLAFMMVAAPLVGLVPLAALAGVLATVAWNMIERHAIARLLRTSGEDTVVLLATWGLTVFRDLTEAILVGFSLGALLFIHRMSKAAGVSAVVPEGLDEADDSAPEPIGIGRADAILVYRIQGAFFFGAASAVGAVLERIGDDHRALVVDFTETAMVDSTAIHTVEGLLTSAARKGVVVVLAGVSPALSNQFAGHGIVAPQVEFAPTLRDGVRRAKVLLGEQRPSESGAPLPAS
- a CDS encoding carbonic anhydrase, with amino-acid sequence MNFARKLPGYLVNRFKGWHATAYSENKSWFRHLAMEGQHPRSMMIACCDSRVHVTSIFGADPGEFFIHRNIANLVPPYTPDGDHHGTSAAVEYAVSALKVAHLIVVGHSNCGGVRGCHDMCAGLAPDLASGSSFVGNWMEILRPGYDATSGIADPEDRIKAMELQSIRISLANLMTFPFIREAVEAERLTLHGVWHNIGEGGLTVYDPETDSFQPVL
- a CDS encoding leucyl aminopeptidase family protein — encoded protein: MRQSLAAFASPDAASIPLHAIAAETLGDWLDSQPERVRTWLDAVGFKAAVGETVAVPDAAGALSMAVFGLGAAKARARGRMALGAARGKLPLGTYHLASGFETDALPEQLLGWLLAGYSFDRFRRHGQPEAEMPMLKAPAGVDVRRIEILAAAEWLTRDLINTPASQMGPEEMETAVLALAEEFDAQVSVTYDDDLLHENFPLIHAVGRASDRMPRLLDMRWGNEGPRITLVGKGVCFDTGGLDIKPAASMGLMKKDMGGAATVLGLALMIMALDWKVRLRVLIPAVENAISGSAMRPGDIITARNGLTVEINNTDAEGRLVLADALALAAEEAPDALICMATLTGAARVALGPDLPPFYTDDEPFAQALMDGARIEADPLWRMPFHTPYEALIEPGIADLDNAPGGGMAGSITAALFLRRFVGDSPRFAHFDIYGWQQKDAPGRPKGGVSQAARAILWALPQVLGPEITGDEPTARP
- a CDS encoding C40 family peptidase, which gives rise to MTDRRFLRAARGIAHDSLAGALDGHRLTAGTWWRVAAPLADLCDSPGGMRDRQLLMGTRFCVLTRDADHAFGFDGDDGYCGWLDTQALADDQPPTHWVAAPATHLYPAPDIKTRERATVSIGARLRVTDRSGAFATTPAGHVPARHLRPLGDWRADPVAVARDLLGTPYLWGGNSRDGIDCSGLVQVARRACGLACPPDSDLQRAMAGADVVPGAEEPGDLIFWAGHVGMVSAPGRLIHANAHHMAVVEEDLEPAIARIAATGSAVLRRLRP
- a CDS encoding copper chaperone PCu(A)C, which produces MIRTLSLAAFAAAFAMPALACDGFSVQDAYARTSTAMSVSGAAFMVMQNTGGADCRVVAARSDIADRTELHTHIQDANGVMQMRQVDGFDVPAGGEHALQRGGDHVMFLGLHGTMEQGAEFPVTLVFADGTEYVATVTVDNERQPMQGMGMQHGQMQGHGQMQGHGQMQGQAGN
- a CDS encoding enoyl-CoA hydratase/isomerase family protein — its product is MIRRDDDGALTILTLDRPDKANSLTRAMMVALIDHLRDAGQRAEALILTGAGKVFSAGADLDEARAGLATDPIWEELSGTLAALPCLTIAALNGTLAGGAFGMALACDIRLAVPGARFFYPVMKLGYLPQPSDPARMAALIGSGRARTLLMGGARIEAPEALAWGLVDRLSAPEALLDDARALTADACAAPRGHAGRIKALIPRVWSH
- a CDS encoding SDR family oxidoreductase — protein: MQDTTSWAKAVAGKAVLITGASRGIGAATARRFAEAGANLGLAGRPSAALQAVADAVGATLIPCDVADAGQVAAAVQTMVRMHGRLDVLINNAGVIEPIALLTRADPDAWGRQIDVNLKGVFHGMRAALPVMQAQAEGGTILTVGSGAAYNPLEGWSGYCASKAGAMMLTKAAHLEAGRRVRVLSLSPGTVATDMQRAIKGSGVNPVSQLDWAAHVPPEWPAEALLWMCSPDADDFRGAEVALRDEAIRERLGLGR